From one Asterias amurensis chromosome 14, ASM3211899v1 genomic stretch:
- the LOC139947137 gene encoding Golgi-associated PDZ and coiled-coil motif-containing protein-like, which produces MSAKKMAAIHWLDLLEKEFDKAFVDLDILLGEVDPDQCEITYEGRRKMTALSASFAQLCHKAQTIFQNNAKLEAQVMNLRADVCEVRATKSILEKELHTQLLQLHAVQLQLHAKTGQSVDSDAIKKRLEQEMESFKSDAIKEARMEAELKEYQKENAEQRQHIMALQGEVYGARLAAKYLDKELAGRIQQIQLLGRDLRGPEHDKLWNQLEAEIHLHRHKTVIRACRGRQGYRNRLPQPPGHDDAISHRGVGETRSVLVVKEEDEGLGMSITGGKEHGVPILISEIHEGLPADRSQGLFVGDAILSVNGISLRDAKHTEAVDILSQQNGEITMKVQFVAPDSDSDDDNDEIIDENGYSYALYDESEEDLSYQHPSEDSPTRSHTTSTSATPLHENSPSTSSARPKGAAHHSPTKKATRVTNPKTPSPAKPARASNLRMPSHEAMQSTSSQSSERSSAASLLQGDGAPSLSTPDQGNEMKVMSVGHVSTNAIQSLQSPGDGEELFGAD; this is translated from the exons ATGTCAGCCAAGAAGATGGCAGCGATTCACTGGCTTGACCTTCTTGAAAAGGAGTTCGACAAGGCATTTGTCGACTTGGATATTCTTCTTGGAGAGGTTGATCCGGACCAATGTGAAATCACCTACGAAGGGAGGAGGAAAATGACTGCACTTAGCGCGTCTTTCGCTCAACTTTGTCACAAGGCGCAGACCATTTTCCAGAACAACGCAAAACTTGAG GCACAGGTTATGAATCTCCGAGCAGACGTCTGTGAGGTGAGAGCGACCAAATCCATCCTGGAAAAGGAACTGCACACCCAGTTGCTTCAACTCCATGCAGTGCAGCTGCAATTACATGCCAAGACTGGTCAGAGTGTGGACTCGGACGCTATCAAGAAAAGACTG gAGCAAGAGATGGAGTCCTTCAAGTCAGATGCAATCAAGGAGGCACGTATGGAAGCAGAACTCAAAGAATACCAGAAAGAGAACGCAGAGCAGAGGCAACACATCATGGCATTACAAGGAGAAGTCTACGGAGCGAGGCTAGCTGCAAAGTACTTGGATAAGGAATTGGCGGGCAG AATTCAACAGATCCAGCTCCTAGGGAGAGACCTTCGAGGGCCTGAACACGACAAACTCTGGAATCAACTCGAAGCAGAAATTCATCTTCACCGACACAAAACAGTCATCAGAGCTTGCCGTGGACGACAAGGctacagaaacaggttaccccAACCACCAGGACAT GATGATGCAATCAGCCATCGGGGCGTCGGTGAAACCCGGTCAGTATTAGTCGTCAAGGAGGAAGATGAGGGTCTTGGAATGTCAATCACG GGTGGTAAGGAGCATGGTGTACCCATCCTCATCTCTGAGATTCACGAGGGTCTACCAGCTGATCGTAGTCAAGGTCTGTTTGTTGGTGATGCTATACTCTCAGTCAATGGAATAAGCCTCCGAGATGCTAAACACACTGAGGCAGTGGATATACTCTCACAACAG AATGGTGAGATAACGATGAAGGTTCAGTTTGTTGCCCCTGACTCAGATagtgatgatgataatgatgagaTCATTGATGAGAATGGCTACAG TTATGCATTATATGATGAAAGTGAAGAAGACTTGAGCTATCAACATCCTAGTGAAGACAGCCCCACCCGCTCACACACCACAAGTACATCAGCCACGCCCCTGCACGAAAACAGCCCATCCACATCATCCGCCCGCCCTAAAGGTGCGGCCCATCATTCTCCCACAAAGAAGGCCACCAGAGTCACAAACCCCAAGACGCCGTCCCCGGCCAAGCCAGCGAGGGCTTCAAATCTAAGGATGCCGTCCCATGAAGCAATGCAATCAACATCGAGCCAGTCGTCTGAGCGATCCTCTGCCGCCTCGCTCTTGCAGGGGGATGGGGCGCCCTCACTGTCGACGCCGGACCAGGGTAACGAGATGAAAGTGATGAGCGTGGGTCATGTTAGCACCAATGCTATACAGAGCCTTCAGTCACCTGGTGACGGGGAAGAATTGTTTGGCGCTGACTGA